From the genome of Cedecea lapagei, one region includes:
- a CDS encoding DNA cytosine methyltransferase, with protein MSSKQAKTMISLFSGAGGLDLGLSAAGFTNKLCVEIDPIAQQTLALNHPKWKLASPGDIHALAPSELLRQSGLKPKELTLLAGGPPCQPFSKSGYWVTGDTDRLTDPRAKTLKAYLDIVREAQPEVILLENVKGIAYSDKDEGLQLLVNELNKINREKKTNYHPHVISLNAADYGVPQSRERVFIVASRDGKHFKLPAPTHFDPDKLNGHGQPHLTTWDSIGDLDVDIWLDEVKPSGKWAELLPTIPEGQNYLWHTEKMGGLPLFGWRTRFWSFLLKLAKDKPSWTIQAQPGPATGPFHWKGRLLSIRELARLQTFPDNFQFSGDRRAAHMQIGNAVPPAIGEFFGLEIRRQFFGERVRKKLNLIPKRRNDCPPPEKPKAVPKKYLSLSGTHDAHPGTGKGPRAQKREQKEQANA; from the coding sequence ATGAGTAGTAAGCAGGCAAAAACCATGATTTCCTTGTTTAGCGGAGCCGGAGGCTTAGACTTAGGGCTGAGCGCAGCAGGATTTACTAACAAGCTCTGCGTAGAAATTGATCCCATTGCACAGCAAACTCTCGCTTTAAACCACCCCAAGTGGAAACTTGCCTCACCGGGTGACATTCATGCATTGGCTCCCAGTGAATTGTTAAGACAGTCAGGACTAAAGCCCAAAGAGTTGACCCTGCTTGCCGGTGGGCCGCCCTGCCAGCCATTTTCCAAGTCTGGATATTGGGTTACAGGCGATACTGATCGACTAACCGACCCGAGAGCTAAAACCCTGAAGGCCTATCTCGATATCGTCCGCGAAGCACAGCCGGAAGTGATATTGCTTGAGAACGTCAAAGGCATTGCTTATTCCGACAAGGATGAAGGGTTACAACTGTTGGTAAATGAGCTGAACAAGATCAATCGAGAGAAAAAAACTAATTACCATCCACATGTAATATCTCTAAACGCAGCTGACTATGGTGTTCCTCAGTCACGAGAACGTGTATTTATCGTTGCCAGCAGAGATGGAAAGCATTTTAAACTGCCTGCGCCAACGCATTTCGATCCTGATAAACTAAATGGTCATGGGCAACCTCATTTAACTACGTGGGATTCGATTGGCGATTTGGATGTCGATATTTGGTTGGATGAGGTTAAACCTTCAGGCAAATGGGCGGAGCTTTTACCAACAATTCCTGAAGGCCAAAACTACCTCTGGCATACCGAGAAAATGGGTGGGCTTCCCTTATTCGGTTGGAGAACTCGCTTTTGGTCATTTCTTTTAAAGCTCGCGAAAGACAAACCAAGTTGGACGATTCAAGCTCAGCCAGGCCCAGCAACAGGACCTTTCCACTGGAAAGGCAGACTACTTTCGATTCGTGAACTAGCCCGCCTACAAACTTTTCCTGATAATTTTCAGTTTTCCGGAGATCGACGTGCGGCGCACATGCAAATTGGAAATGCGGTTCCGCCGGCAATTGGCGAATTTTTTGGCTTGGAAATTCGGCGCCAGTTCTTTGGTGAGCGTGTTCGTAAAAAGCTGAATTTGATTCCTAAAAGACGTAACGATTGCCCACCACCGGAAAAGCCTAAAGCAGTACCGAAAAAATACTTGTCTTTAAGTGGCACTCACGATGCCCACCCAGGAACAGGAAAAGGTCCAAGAGCACAAAAACGCGAACAAAAGGAACAAGCCAATGCCTGA
- a CDS encoding helix-turn-helix domain-containing protein produces the protein MIKNHLSRLMGERRLKISDVSRDTGINRGTLTRMYHETLVRIDLETINTLCEYLSVSVGELLEYQKGENNT, from the coding sequence ATGATCAAAAACCATCTTTCTAGGTTGATGGGGGAGCGGAGACTCAAAATTTCAGATGTTTCGCGAGACACTGGGATAAACAGGGGGACCCTGACGAGGATGTATCACGAGACCCTAGTGAGGATTGATTTAGAAACGATTAATACTCTCTGTGAGTATCTCTCCGTTTCTGTAGGCGAGCTGCTCGAATATCAAAAAGGCGAGAACAATACATGA
- a CDS encoding Type III secretion system effector HopBA1, producing the protein MFSAVGQSSRVQPATLSASARIHPDIKIKPPVNDAVQALADLFHDNKLAYLGDLHGQHAIPDFVRHAIPELKKAGVELLAVEFVKYSDNALFREALAHGKEATKNFIMNAWSKHGEAWVDKVAGALYEAHKAGIAVAGIDRHIAGAAPKTPMEAIRYMNKRLALNGAWNAATEKEERAIGARKTLVWGGGGHFHHSREQGPKDMRPGPVVAFSASEQGTGCSLNDKDDNSHLVIHIPK; encoded by the coding sequence ATGTTTTCTGCAGTCGGCCAGTCAAGCCGCGTTCAGCCTGCCACGCTCAGTGCCAGCGCAAGGATCCATCCTGATATCAAAATTAAGCCGCCGGTAAACGACGCTGTCCAGGCGCTGGCGGACCTGTTCCATGATAACAAGCTTGCCTACCTTGGCGATCTCCATGGCCAGCACGCAATTCCGGATTTCGTCCGGCATGCCATTCCCGAGTTGAAAAAGGCGGGAGTAGAGCTGCTGGCGGTAGAGTTTGTGAAGTACAGCGACAATGCTCTGTTTCGAGAGGCGCTGGCTCATGGAAAAGAGGCAACAAAAAACTTCATCATGAATGCCTGGTCGAAACACGGTGAGGCCTGGGTAGACAAAGTGGCCGGGGCACTTTATGAAGCGCACAAAGCCGGAATTGCCGTAGCCGGCATCGACCGCCATATCGCGGGCGCGGCGCCAAAAACGCCAATGGAAGCTATCAGATATATGAATAAGAGGCTGGCGTTGAACGGGGCGTGGAACGCCGCAACGGAAAAGGAGGAGCGTGCGATTGGCGCCAGGAAAACGCTGGTTTGGGGCGGCGGCGGGCATTTTCATCACAGCCGTGAGCAGGGGCCGAAGGATATGCGTCCTGGCCCGGTCGTCGCCTTTAGCGCTAGTGAGCAGGGCACAGGCTGCTCGCTGAATGATAAAGACGATAACAGCCATCTGGTGATTCACATACCGAAATAA
- a CDS encoding methyl-accepting chemotaxis protein produces MFKNLSVGSRISGSFIIILLTLVVLTLVAIMQVNKINNALITINDINNVKQRYAVNFRGSVHDRSIAIRDVTLVPAGELPGVIDHIRKLEQDYQASVQPMEGIFSLGNDVTPAERSQYEKIKEAEQQTLPLVNEIISLQQKGDVEGARRIILNQARPAFVNWLATINGFIDMETQLNDTLANTARGIARTFHLLMLTLALAAVALGLLITWSTTRKITLSLGGEPVDLLRMTNAIAAGDLTQTPALRKKDTSSILASLTHMQNALRQLVLEVRSNAEGVASASAEIAKGSSSLSARTENQAAALQQTSAAMDQVAGTVRNNAESAQYASKLASSASSEVAQGSEMVQGIVSTMEEITQESVRIADITSVIEGIAFQTNILALNAAVEAARAGEQGRGFAVVATEVRALAQRSSSAAKEIKGLITGSVQRVNSGAQEIDRAAETMSKILTTVSQVNSIVNEIAHNSAEQAAGVNEVAQAVAQMDKNLQQNVSLVEVTSSTATSLDTQSRILRETVSVFQVAS; encoded by the coding sequence ATGTTTAAAAACCTTTCCGTTGGCTCGCGAATTTCCGGCAGCTTTATCATTATTTTATTGACGCTGGTTGTTCTGACGCTGGTGGCGATAATGCAGGTAAATAAAATAAATAATGCCCTGATTACCATTAACGATATCAATAATGTTAAGCAGCGCTATGCCGTTAACTTCCGCGGCAGCGTGCACGACCGCTCGATAGCCATCCGCGACGTGACGCTGGTTCCTGCCGGCGAACTGCCTGGCGTAATCGACCATATCCGTAAGCTGGAACAGGATTACCAGGCATCCGTTCAGCCGATGGAGGGCATCTTTTCCCTGGGCAATGACGTCACCCCGGCAGAACGCTCGCAGTACGAAAAGATAAAAGAAGCCGAGCAGCAAACTCTGCCGCTGGTGAATGAAATTATTTCTCTGCAGCAAAAAGGCGACGTGGAGGGCGCACGCCGGATAATCCTTAATCAGGCTCGTCCGGCATTTGTTAACTGGCTGGCAACCATAAACGGCTTCATTGACATGGAAACGCAGCTGAACGATACGCTTGCCAATACCGCTCGGGGCATCGCACGCACATTCCATCTTTTAATGCTGACCCTTGCGCTGGCTGCAGTGGCGCTTGGCCTGCTCATCACCTGGTCGACAACGCGCAAAATCACGCTTTCTCTCGGCGGTGAACCAGTCGATTTGCTGCGAATGACCAACGCCATCGCGGCCGGAGATCTGACGCAAACCCCTGCGCTGCGCAAAAAAGACACCAGCAGCATTCTGGCCTCCCTCACCCATATGCAAAACGCTCTACGTCAGCTGGTGCTAGAAGTACGCAGCAATGCCGAAGGGGTGGCCAGCGCAAGCGCTGAAATTGCAAAAGGAAGCAGCTCGCTCTCTGCTCGTACCGAAAACCAGGCTGCCGCCCTGCAGCAAACTTCGGCGGCCATGGACCAGGTGGCAGGCACCGTACGCAACAATGCAGAAAGCGCGCAGTATGCCAGTAAGCTAGCCAGCTCCGCTTCCAGCGAAGTTGCTCAGGGCAGTGAAATGGTGCAGGGCATCGTCAGCACCATGGAGGAGATTACTCAGGAGTCAGTACGCATTGCGGATATCACTTCTGTCATTGAAGGCATTGCTTTCCAGACCAATATTCTGGCGCTTAACGCAGCGGTTGAGGCCGCCAGAGCCGGTGAACAGGGGCGAGGTTTCGCCGTTGTCGCCACCGAGGTTCGCGCTCTTGCGCAGCGTTCATCCAGCGCTGCAAAAGAAATCAAAGGCCTGATTACGGGCTCTGTCCAGCGGGTGAACAGCGGTGCACAGGAGATCGATCGGGCGGCGGAAACCATGAGCAAGATTTTGACTACCGTCAGCCAGGTGAACAGTATTGTGAACGAAATTGCGCATAATTCGGCGGAGCAGGCGGCCGGCGTTAACGAGGTCGCACAGGCCGTCGCGCAAATGGATAAGAATCTTCAGCAGAACGTCTCCCTGGTAGAGGTGACCTCCTCTACCGCGACATCGCTCGATACCCAATCCCGCATCCTGCGTGAAACGGTGAGCGTTTTCCAGGTCGCTTCCTGA
- a CDS encoding TerC/Alx family metal homeostasis membrane protein — protein MVSTHIGFPTETVAVFIALSVGAIFIDLFMHRKDEPVSLKSAALWSVFWVTVAMLFAGFLYVHHGAEVASLFVTGYALEKVLSVDNLFVMMAIFAWFGIPDRFRHRVLYWGVIGAIVFRGIFVAIGTGLLSLGPYVEIVFALIVAWTAVMMLKGDGGEEEVEDYSQHLAYRLVKRFFPLWPKLAGRKFLLNQAEVDRELEKPENQAISVGRVKKAALYATPLMLCVAVVELSDVMFAFDSVPAIIAVSREPLIVYSAMMFAILGLRTLYFVLEALKQYLVHLEKAVVVLLFFIAVKLGLNASEHIWHHGYSISATASLYVVLGVLAVGIILSVMFPAKPESSDSKN, from the coding sequence ATGGTCTCTACACATATTGGTTTCCCGACCGAAACGGTGGCGGTATTTATTGCGCTCTCGGTGGGTGCCATTTTCATCGACCTCTTTATGCACCGCAAAGACGAGCCTGTCTCGCTGAAAAGTGCCGCACTGTGGTCGGTGTTCTGGGTTACAGTGGCAATGCTTTTTGCCGGTTTTTTGTATGTGCATCATGGTGCAGAAGTCGCCAGTTTGTTTGTCACCGGCTATGCGCTTGAGAAGGTGCTTTCGGTCGATAATCTGTTTGTCATGATGGCAATTTTTGCCTGGTTCGGCATCCCGGATCGCTTCCGACACCGCGTGCTGTACTGGGGCGTTATCGGGGCGATTGTGTTCAGGGGGATTTTTGTCGCCATCGGCACCGGACTGCTCTCCCTTGGGCCCTATGTTGAAATCGTGTTTGCGCTCATTGTGGCCTGGACGGCGGTGATGATGCTGAAAGGCGACGGCGGGGAGGAAGAGGTCGAGGACTATTCCCAGCATCTGGCCTACCGGTTGGTTAAGCGGTTTTTCCCCCTCTGGCCAAAGCTTGCAGGACGCAAATTCCTGCTTAACCAGGCGGAGGTCGACCGGGAGCTTGAGAAGCCAGAGAACCAGGCGATCTCCGTCGGGCGAGTAAAAAAAGCCGCGCTTTACGCTACGCCGCTGATGCTGTGCGTGGCGGTGGTTGAACTCTCTGATGTGATGTTTGCTTTTGACTCTGTTCCGGCGATCATTGCCGTCAGCCGTGAACCGCTTATCGTCTACAGCGCAATGATGTTCGCGATCCTTGGTCTGCGTACGCTCTATTTCGTGCTGGAGGCGTTAAAACAGTACCTTGTCCACCTTGAAAAAGCCGTGGTGGTGCTGCTGTTCTTTATCGCGGTTAAACTTGGCCTCAATGCCAGCGAACACATCTGGCATCACGGTTATAGCATCTCTGCTACCGCCAGCCTGTATGTTGTGCTCGGCGTGCTGGCGGTGGGCATCATCCTCAGCGTGATGTTCCCGGCAAAACCTGAATCGAGCGACAGCAAGAATTAA
- a CDS encoding HAD-IB family hydrolase gives MVVMNDPSPGVLSVFDFDGTLTHSDSFVPFLRFAFGRKTFARKMMRMVRPTLKCLRRKLTRDELKEVLISTFLTGVNEQWIKEKAEVYCAKNFEKMMRPRGLMAVAAELRSGAEVTLCSASPAIVLKPFAERLGVKLIATQLEVVDGILTGRINGHNCRCDQKIQRLEQVYGPLNQLHLRAWGDSRGDYELLTAARDYHWRYFHRAWSRRRSPIERLRLDKPL, from the coding sequence ATGGTTGTTATGAATGATCCTTCGCCTGGCGTACTGTCGGTCTTCGATTTTGACGGCACGTTGACCCACAGCGATAGCTTTGTCCCGTTCCTGCGGTTTGCCTTTGGGCGTAAAACCTTTGCGCGGAAGATGATGCGTATGGTCAGGCCAACGCTCAAATGCCTGCGCCGTAAGCTGACCCGTGATGAATTAAAAGAGGTGCTGATTTCCACCTTCTTAACCGGCGTCAACGAGCAGTGGATTAAGGAGAAGGCCGAAGTTTACTGCGCGAAAAACTTCGAAAAAATGATGCGTCCGCGTGGGTTAATGGCGGTCGCTGCCGAGCTGCGTTCTGGCGCAGAAGTTACGCTTTGCTCCGCTTCCCCGGCCATCGTGCTAAAGCCGTTCGCCGAGCGCCTGGGCGTTAAGCTTATCGCTACTCAGCTTGAAGTCGTTGACGGCATTCTGACCGGCCGCATCAACGGCCATAACTGCCGCTGCGATCAGAAAATTCAGCGTCTGGAACAGGTATATGGGCCGCTTAATCAGCTTCATTTACGCGCCTGGGGGGATTCAAGAGGGGATTATGAACTGCTGACCGCCGCAAGAGATTACCACTGGCGCTATTTCCACCGCGCCTGGTCTCGTCGCCGTTCACCTATTGAAAGATTACGCCTCGACAAACCTCTCTGA
- the trpS gene encoding tryptophan--tRNA ligase: MNSPQALQQTILTGDRPTGQLHLGHYVGSLRQRVQLQHEHQQYILVADLQGLTDNGSRPEKVSGNILEVMADYLAVGIDPQKSTICLQSSLPALAELTMLYMNIVTVARVERNPTVKSEIAQKGFARSLPAGFLVYPISQAADITAFKASLVPVGDDQLPMIEQTNEIVHKMNSLTTAPILTSCKALLSPVSRLPGVDGNAKMSKSLGNTLTLSASERQIHQAVSAIFTDPEHLRVSDPGKVEGNVVFTYLDAFHEDKQQVASMKEHYQRGGLGDRQCKNELETCLQNLLAPIRERRNRFIEDKAYLNEVLKAGSEKARALTQQTADEVKRALGLPVLF, from the coding sequence ATGAACAGTCCACAAGCTTTACAGCAAACCATTCTTACCGGCGATCGCCCAACCGGGCAGCTTCATCTCGGGCATTATGTCGGCTCACTCCGCCAGCGCGTTCAGCTTCAGCACGAGCATCAGCAGTATATTCTGGTGGCCGACCTTCAGGGATTAACCGATAACGGCAGTCGCCCGGAGAAGGTTTCAGGGAATATCCTCGAGGTGATGGCGGACTATCTGGCGGTGGGCATTGATCCGCAGAAATCGACGATCTGCCTGCAATCTTCACTGCCCGCGCTTGCTGAACTCACCATGCTGTATATGAACATCGTTACCGTCGCGCGCGTGGAAAGAAACCCGACGGTCAAAAGTGAGATTGCCCAGAAGGGTTTTGCCCGCTCTCTTCCTGCCGGATTTCTTGTTTACCCGATAAGCCAGGCGGCCGATATCACCGCTTTTAAAGCTAGCCTGGTCCCGGTAGGGGACGATCAGCTGCCGATGATCGAACAGACCAACGAAATCGTGCACAAGATGAATAGCCTGACGACGGCGCCGATATTAACCAGCTGTAAAGCGCTGCTCAGCCCGGTAAGCCGCCTGCCGGGCGTTGACGGAAATGCCAAAATGTCAAAATCGCTGGGTAATACGCTCACCCTTTCCGCCAGTGAACGCCAGATCCATCAGGCCGTCAGCGCCATATTTACCGACCCGGAACATCTGCGCGTCAGCGATCCGGGAAAAGTTGAAGGTAACGTGGTGTTCACTTATCTGGATGCTTTCCATGAAGACAAACAACAGGTTGCGTCGATGAAAGAGCACTACCAGCGCGGCGGGCTCGGCGATCGCCAATGTAAGAACGAACTGGAAACCTGTCTGCAAAACCTGCTCGCGCCAATAAGAGAGCGGAGAAATCGTTTTATTGAGGACAAAGCGTATCTGAATGAGGTGCTTAAAGCAGGGAGTGAAAAAGCGCGAGCGCTTACTCAGCAAACGGCCGATGAAGTGAAACGTGCGCTTGGGCTACCGGTGCTATTTTAA